In Mixophyes fleayi isolate aMixFle1 chromosome 4, aMixFle1.hap1, whole genome shotgun sequence, the following proteins share a genomic window:
- the NEIL1 gene encoding endonuclease 8-like 1 translates to MPEAPELHLASLLVNKVCAGVQFEGKVEKSTVSKNPEVPFSCPDYTISAVSRGKEVKLILTPVSDAAEVACIVLRFGMSGSLKFTTEDEMPKHAHLRFYTKHVPRHVLCFVDPRRFGTWVFNGPWQPGRGPCVMTEYEKFRANILSNLSDKAFDKPICEALLNQKYFNGIGNYLRSEILFRLQIPPFIPARAALETVKHQDPDEKNKGDLTLSKKIKIKKENPDLLQLCHLVPLEVVNLGGKGYEPGQTDDYTPLKKWFQCYFNPGMKSLSDRNGRRIWFQGDPGPLAPKGKKVRKQHKSVDVDLKPIKVEKTASKRKAGGDKGTPVKKEHKEEKKVGPKVDAAQRKKMGKKTENVVEEEKTRKKGERAKRVQKGKGAEEEAKGKIVRRPSHRGSALSTPRRGKAALHLPEDALTPKPRRRRLKSDIGLLAQNSPKLNLRPQRKSAVHAAEHKS, encoded by the exons ATGCCAGAGGCTCCAGAACTTCATCTTGCTAGTCTCCTTGTGAATAAAGTATGTGCTGGGGTACAGTTCGAGGGCAAGGTGGAGAAATCAACAGTTAGCAAAAATCCAGAAGTGCCATTCAGCTGCCCAGATTACACCATCAGTGCAGTGTCTCGAGGAAAAGAGGTTAAACTGATTCTCACCCCAGTGTCAGATGCAGCTGAAGTCGCCTGCATTGTCTTAAGATTTGGCATGTCTGGAAGTTTGAAGTTCACCACAGAGGATGAAATGCCTAAACATGCTCACCTGCGCTTCTACACCAAACATGTTCCCCGGCACGTTCTCTGCTTTGTGGACCCACGCCGCTTTGGAACGTGGGTGTTTAATGGGCCATGGCAGCCAGGACGGGGGCCATGTGTGATGACGGAATATGAAAAGTTCAG AGCGAACATTTTGAGTAACTTGTCTGACAAAGCGTTTGACAAACCAATCTGTGAAGCACTGCTGAACCAGAAATACTTCAATGGCATTGGCAACTACCTGCGTTCCGAGATCCTGTTTCG ATTGCAGATTCCTCCATTTATACCAGCTCGTgctgctctggaaactgtgaagCACCAGGATCCGGACGAGAAAAAT AAAGGTGACCTCACCCTCAGTAAGAAGATCAAAATCAAGAAGGAAAATCCTGACCTTCTACAGCTCTGCCATTTGGTTCCGTTGGAGGTTGTAAACTTGG GGGGTAAAGGATATGAACCTGGGCAAACAGACGATTATActccattgaaaaaatggtttcAGTGTTACTTTAATCCTGGAATGAAATCTTTGAGTGACAGAAATGGGAGGAGAATCTGGTTCCAG GGAGATCCAGGTCCTCTAGCTCCAAAAG GGAAAAAAGTACGAAAGCAGCACAAATCTGTGGATGTAGACTTAAAGCCCATCAAG GTTGAAAAGACTGCATCCAAAAGAAAAGCAGGTGGTGACAAGGGAACACCTGTGAAAAAAGAGCATAAGGAAGAAAAAAAGGTTGGACCAAAAGTGGACGCTGCACAAAGAAAGAAGATGGGAAAGAAAACTGAAAATGTGGTGGAGGAAGAGAAAACCAGAAAAAAGGGAGAGCGGGCTAAGAGGGTGCAGAAAGGAAAGGGAGCAGAAGAGGAAGCTAAAGGGAAAATTGTCAGGAGACCATCCCATCGAGGCTCAGCACTGAGCACTCCAAGAAGAGGCAAAGCTGCCCTACACCTGCCAGAGGATGCTCTTACGCCTAAACCAAGAAGACGACGGCTTAAATCCGATATTGGCCTTCTGGCACAGAATTCTCCAAAGTTAAATCTGAGACCACAGAGAAAATCTG CTGTACATGCTGCGGAACACAAGTCCTAA
- the COMMD4 gene encoding COMM domain-containing protein 4: MRFRFCGDLDCPDWVLAEISTLAKISSVKLKLICAQVLKEQLGEAIDYEKILKLTSDARFESGDIKATVAVLCFILSSAAKHNVSSDNLSSELQQLGLPREHAASLCRSYEEKQTALQETLKENSLRLSRLSSLSWRVDQTLCSSVLQEVNEPLVHLNLHVTNTGRSRPVTLSASKLRVLLTELKQALEMMNALN, encoded by the exons AGGTTCCGTTTCTGTGGTGATTTGGACTGCCCTGACTGGGTTTTGGCAGAGATCAGTACCTTGGCTAAAATA TCCTCTGTTAAGTTGAAGTTGATATGTGCCCAGGTGCTGAAGGAACAGCTGGGAGAAgctattgat TATGAAAAGATCTTGAAGTTGACCTCAGATGCTCGCTTTG AATCTGGTGACATTAAAGCCACAGTTGCTGTCCTGTGCTTCATCCTTTCAAGTGCAGCCAAGCATAATGTGAGCAGTGACAATCTGTCCAGCGAGCTCCAGCAACTGGGTCTTCCCAGAG AACACGCAGCATCTCTCTGTCGGTCTTATGAAGAGAAACAGACTGCTTTACAGGAGACATTGAAGGAAAACAGCCTCCGCT TGTCGCGCTTATCCTCTTTGAGCTGGCGTGTAGACCAGACCCTTTGCTCCAGTGTTCTACAGGAGGTGAATGAGCCTCTTGTCCACCTAAATCTGCATGTGACAAATACTGGTCGCTCCAGGCCTGTAACTTTGTCTGCCAGTAAACTAAGAGTTTTGTTGACAG AATTGAAACAGGCTCTTGAGATGATGAACGCCCTAAACTGA